Proteins encoded together in one Colius striatus isolate bColStr4 chromosome 3, bColStr4.1.hap1, whole genome shotgun sequence window:
- the RNPS1 gene encoding RNA-binding protein with serine-rich domain 1 — translation MAPSPTKRKDRSEEKSKDRSKDKASTKESGEKDRGRDKTRKRRSASSGSSSTRSRSSSTSSSGSSSSTGSSSGSSSSSASSRSGSSSTSRSSSSSSSSGSPSPSRRRHDNRRRSRSKSKPPKRDEKERKRRSPSPRPTKVHVGRLTRNVTKDHIMEIFSTYGKIKMIDMPVDRLNPHLSKGYAYVEFENPDDAEKALKHMDGGQIDGQEITATAVLAPRPRPPPRRFSPPRRMLPPPPMWRRSPPRMRRRSRSPRRRSPVRRRSRSRSPGRRRHRSRSSSNSSR, via the exons AT GGCTCCCTCACCAACCAAGCGCAAGGACAGGTCTGAAGAGAAGTCAAAAGACAGGTCCAAGGATAAAGCATCCACTAAGGAGTCGGGTGAAAAGGATCGCGGTCGAGACAAGACGCGCAAGAGACGCAGCGCTTCCAGCGGCAGCAGCAGTACCAG ATCCCGTTCCAGCTCCACTTCCAGTTCAGGGTCCAGTTCCAGCACTGGTTCCAGCAGTGGCTCTAGCTCCTCTTCTGCCTCAAGCCGCTCTGGGAGCTCCAGCACCTCACGCagttccagctccagcagctcctctggctcTCCGAGTCCGTCCCGACGGAGACACGACAACAGGAGACGCTCCCGCTCCAA GTCCAAGCCACCCAAGAGAGACGAAAAGGAGCGGAAGAGGCGAAGCCCATCACCCAGACCTACAAAAGTGCACGTTGGAAGGCTCACTAGAAATGTGACCAAG GATCACATCATGGAAATTTTTTCCACTTATGGAAAGATTAAAATGATTGACATGCCAGTTGACAGGCTGAATCCACACCTCTCCAAGGGCTACGCTTACGTGGAGTTTGAGAACCCAGACGATGCCGAGAAAGCCCTGAAGCACATGGATGGAG GCCAGATCGATGGTCAGGAGATCACAGccacagctgtgctggcaccgcggccccggcccccgccccggcGCTTCAGCCCACCCAGGAGGATGCTGCCGCCGCCACCCATGTGGCGCAGGTCCCCCCCACGCATGAGGAGGAG GTCCCGCTCCCCTCGGCGCAGATCCCCCGTTCGCCGGCGATCCAGATCCAGGTCCCCGGGCCGCAGGCGCCACCGCAGCCGCTCCAGCTCCAACTCCTCACGATAA